From Flavobacterium sp. 102, a single genomic window includes:
- a CDS encoding T9SS type A sorting domain-containing protein, with translation MKKLYFLLLALLPLTANAQVITIPDANFKSKLLQADTNNFIAKNLAGNYFKMDANSNGQIEVSEALNVSYIDVYRYYDQPYIATLTGLSSFTNLKFLRCSNHQITNMNFTGLTNFEELYCDHNLLTTINLTNYPNLKNFDCGANQLTNLSLINLPHLELLYCSSNQLTGLNLSNLSTLKILDCGSNPFTSLDVSSNIALTYLGCSELGLTSLNVSNLLNLEHLICLNNQLTQLDISGLTMLRDLQCPNNMIEYIDLSDFATGGPPNQGNGFYELRFNNLQAINVKNGHFDNFGMIAQGNPNITYVCCDESEVSMVQSYYSSAVCNTNTYCNFTPGGIYYTIQGNHKLDVDNNGCDNNDIAIPNLRFSITDGTNSGTIISNLSGNYLIPVSDGNYTLAPILENPDYFTVSPSSLSVDFPDTLSPLTQNYCITANGSHNDLEVVILPILIARPGFDATYKIIYKNKGNQMQTGSLSFEFENDYIDFVSASPMVSNQSENILFWNYSNLQPFETREILVTMNINSPMEIPAVNAGDQLDFMAVINPIPNDDIPIDNSSTLKQIVVNSLDPNDKTCLEGTTVSTTMIGEYVHYLIRFENTGTFAAENIVVKDMIDSAKFDIATLIPLNGSHSFITRINTNQVEFIFENINLPFDDANNDGYVAFKIKTKPTLVLGDTFSNSANIYFDYNFPIVTNTYTTTIQALSNQDFDFNSVFSLSPVPTKDVLNITAKESLVMSSVSIYNTLGQLVLVNTNPSEMIDVSGLQNGSYFIKIVSDRGSAIGKFIKE, from the coding sequence ATGAAAAAGCTTTACTTCTTATTACTAGCGCTATTGCCATTGACAGCAAACGCCCAAGTGATTACCATTCCGGATGCTAATTTTAAATCAAAGCTGCTACAGGCAGATACCAATAATTTCATAGCGAAAAATTTAGCCGGGAATTATTTTAAGATGGATGCTAACAGTAATGGGCAAATTGAAGTAAGTGAAGCTCTAAACGTATCTTATATAGATGTTTACCGCTATTATGATCAGCCTTATATTGCTACCTTAACGGGCTTAAGTAGTTTTACCAATTTAAAATTTCTGCGATGCAGCAACCATCAGATTACCAATATGAATTTTACTGGTTTGACTAATTTTGAAGAACTGTATTGTGATCATAACCTGCTCACCACTATCAACTTAACCAATTATCCTAATTTAAAAAATTTTGACTGTGGTGCAAACCAGCTAACCAATTTGTCGCTTATCAATTTGCCTCATTTAGAACTTCTTTATTGCAGTTCAAATCAACTGACTGGTCTAAATTTGTCAAATCTTTCTACGTTGAAAATTCTGGATTGTGGTTCCAATCCCTTTACGTCCTTAGATGTTTCCAGTAACATTGCCCTGACGTATTTGGGATGCAGTGAACTTGGTTTAACGAGCCTGAATGTTTCCAACCTATTGAATTTGGAGCATTTGATTTGCCTGAACAATCAGTTAACACAATTGGATATTTCGGGCTTGACAATGTTACGTGATTTACAATGCCCTAACAATATGATCGAATATATTGATTTAAGTGATTTTGCAACCGGCGGACCTCCAAATCAAGGTAATGGATTTTATGAACTCCGATTCAATAATCTACAGGCCATTAATGTCAAAAATGGTCATTTTGACAACTTTGGGATGATTGCTCAAGGAAATCCCAACATAACTTATGTGTGTTGCGATGAATCAGAAGTTTCAATGGTTCAGAGTTATTACAGCAGCGCTGTTTGTAACACAAACACTTATTGTAATTTTACACCAGGAGGTATTTACTATACAATTCAGGGAAATCACAAATTAGATGTTGATAATAATGGTTGCGACAATAACGATATTGCTATACCCAATCTAAGGTTTTCCATTACTGACGGAACTAATTCGGGAACTATAATAAGTAATTTATCAGGGAATTATTTGATACCTGTTTCTGACGGGAACTATACTTTAGCGCCGATTTTGGAAAATCCCGATTATTTTACAGTTTCTCCGAGTTCACTATCCGTTGACTTCCCGGACACATTAAGCCCACTGACACAAAACTATTGCATCACAGCCAATGGATCACACAATGACCTGGAAGTTGTTATTTTGCCAATACTTATTGCGCGTCCCGGATTTGATGCTACCTACAAGATTATCTATAAAAATAAAGGAAATCAAATGCAAACAGGATCATTAAGTTTCGAATTTGAAAATGATTATATTGATTTTGTTTCGGCTAGTCCAATGGTTTCAAATCAGTCCGAAAATATATTGTTCTGGAATTACAGCAATCTGCAGCCTTTTGAAACAAGGGAAATATTGGTTACTATGAATATCAATTCGCCAATGGAGATTCCGGCTGTTAATGCTGGCGATCAATTGGATTTTATGGCAGTTATCAATCCCATTCCAAATGACGACATACCGATTGACAATAGTTCAACTTTGAAACAAATCGTAGTAAACTCATTAGATCCTAATGACAAAACTTGTCTGGAAGGAACAACGGTATCCACTACTATGATTGGAGAATATGTGCATTACCTTATTCGTTTTGAGAATACCGGAACATTTGCTGCTGAAAACATTGTCGTAAAGGATATGATTGATAGTGCTAAATTTGACATCGCAACATTAATTCCATTAAATGGAAGTCATTCTTTTATTACCCGAATCAACACCAATCAGGTAGAATTCATTTTCGAAAACATTAACTTACCCTTCGATGATGCCAATAATGATGGGTATGTAGCGTTTAAAATCAAAACCAAACCGACATTGGTATTGGGTGATACTTTCAGTAATAGTGCAAACATCTATTTTGATTATAATTTCCCGATTGTAACCAATACTTATACCACAACTATTCAAGCTTTAAGCAATCAGGATTTCGATTTCAACAGCGTGTTTAGTTTATCGCCTGTGCCGACGAAAGATGTGCTAAACATTACTGCTAAAGAAAGTCTAGTAATGAGTTCTGTAAGTATATATAATACACTTGGACAATTGGTTCTAGTGAATACTAATCCGAGTGAAATGATTGATGTTTCTGGGTTACAGAACGGTAGTTATTTTATTAAGATTGTTAGTGATAGGGGTAGTGCTATCGGTAAGTTTATAAAAGAATAG
- a CDS encoding T9SS type A sorting domain-containing protein: MKKIYTLLVLLFAVSIANSQIVNIPDANFKAKLLAAGPNNTIASTQTPIYYPIIAWSLASSSSVDTNGDGEIQVSEAQAIKWLDVKSSNISSLTGIEAFNNLIYLDCSYNQLSSLNVSNLTNLNNLNCRYNQLQSLLNISNCISLIQLACDNNQLMSFDVNNLTNLKNLFCFENQLSNLDVSTLTSLNNLGCSDNQLTLLNIKNNNSSWLNLGFDYNPNLLYVCADEQDLSFVQQKISSYGYTNCHVNSYCSFTPNGLYYTIQGNSKFDMDNNGCEINDIVVPNLKIAITNGSFSGNIIANAIGNYAIPIQAGNHILTPQLENPTYFNISPSSSTVTFPNSASPFVQNFCVTPNGTHNDLEVIILPIGPTRPGFDSQYKIIYKNKGNTTQSGSISMYYDDTILQLVTANPSTSSQGADLLTWNFNNLLPFESREISVILNLNSPLETPPVNAGNGLLFSATAVGDTDETPEDNTANLNQTVVNSFDPNDKTCIQGTWLPLEFVGEYVHYIIRFENNGTFAAENVVVKDIIDLTKFDMATLVPLSGSHSFVTRIINTNQVEFIFENINLPFDDANNDGYVAFKIKTKTTFLDLETFSNAASIYFDYNAPIVTETYTTTFYNPLNNSDFSFTTLYSLSPVPTKNVLNITAKESVVMTSVNIYNTLGQLVQVNTDPNETIDVSGLQRGSYFIKIISDRGSATGKFIKE, from the coding sequence ATGAAAAAAATTTACACCCTTTTGGTTTTATTGTTTGCTGTTTCTATCGCAAATTCGCAAATTGTAAATATTCCTGATGCCAATTTTAAGGCGAAGTTGTTAGCGGCTGGTCCAAATAATACTATTGCATCAACACAAACTCCAATTTACTATCCAATTATCGCTTGGAGTTTAGCTAGTAGCAGTAGTGTTGATACTAATGGCGATGGAGAAATTCAGGTGAGTGAAGCTCAAGCAATAAAATGGCTTGATGTTAAAAGTTCAAACATTTCAAGTTTGACGGGTATCGAAGCATTTAATAACTTAATTTATTTAGATTGCAGTTATAATCAATTATCAAGTTTGAATGTTTCTAATCTAACAAATTTGAATAATTTAAATTGTCGGTATAATCAATTACAAAGTTTATTAAATATATCAAATTGTATAAGTTTAATTCAATTAGCTTGTGATAACAATCAGCTAATGAGTTTTGATGTCAATAATTTAACCAACCTTAAAAATTTATTTTGTTTTGAAAACCAGTTATCCAATTTAGATGTTTCTACTTTAACTAGTTTGAACAATTTAGGCTGTAGTGATAATCAATTAACATTACTCAATATTAAAAATAACAATAGTAGTTGGCTTAATCTTGGATTTGATTATAACCCTAATCTTCTATATGTTTGTGCTGATGAACAAGATTTGTCTTTTGTACAACAAAAAATCAGTTCTTATGGTTATACTAATTGCCATGTAAACAGCTATTGTAGTTTTACGCCGAATGGCCTATATTATACCATTCAAGGCAATAGCAAGTTTGATATGGATAATAACGGTTGTGAAATTAACGACATTGTTGTTCCTAATTTAAAAATAGCAATTACTAACGGTTCATTTTCAGGGAATATCATAGCAAATGCAATAGGAAATTATGCAATCCCTATACAAGCTGGAAACCACATTTTAACACCACAATTAGAAAACCCTACTTATTTCAATATCTCTCCAAGTTCATCTACCGTAACGTTTCCTAATTCTGCCAGTCCGTTTGTTCAAAACTTTTGTGTAACTCCTAATGGCACTCATAATGATCTAGAGGTTATTATATTACCCATCGGTCCGACCAGACCGGGTTTTGATTCACAGTATAAAATCATTTACAAAAACAAAGGAAATACTACTCAAAGTGGTTCAATAAGTATGTATTATGATGATACTATTTTGCAATTAGTTACTGCCAATCCTAGTACATCGAGTCAAGGAGCAGACCTTTTGACTTGGAATTTTAATAACTTATTGCCATTCGAATCCAGAGAAATTTCAGTTATTTTAAATCTAAATTCTCCGCTTGAAACACCTCCGGTGAATGCCGGTAATGGGTTGCTTTTTTCTGCAACAGCGGTTGGTGATACAGATGAAACACCGGAAGACAATACCGCAAATCTAAATCAAACAGTCGTTAATTCTTTTGACCCTAATGATAAAACGTGTATTCAAGGAACATGGTTGCCATTAGAATTTGTTGGAGAATATGTTCACTATATAATTCGATTTGAAAACAACGGTACATTTGCCGCTGAAAATGTAGTTGTAAAAGATATTATTGATTTGACCAAGTTTGACATGGCTACTTTGGTTCCTCTAAGTGGTAGTCATTCATTTGTGACAAGAATTATCAACACAAATCAAGTTGAGTTTATTTTTGAAAATATCAACTTGCCTTTTGACGATGCTAATAATGATGGGTATGTGGCTTTTAAAATAAAAACAAAAACCACATTTTTAGATTTAGAGACCTTTAGTAATGCAGCGAGTATATATTTTGATTACAATGCTCCGATAGTTACTGAGACTTATACGACAACTTTTTATAATCCGTTAAATAATTCGGATTTTAGTTTCACTACTTTATATAGTTTATCACCGGTACCGACTAAAAATGTGCTAAACATTACTGCTAAGGAAAGTGTGGTTATGACCTCGGTAAATATTTATAATACACTTGGTCAATTGGTTCAAGTGAATACAGATCCAAATGAAACGATTGATGTTTCAGGATTACAGAGAGGTAGTTACTTTATTAAGATTATAAGCGATAGGGGTAGTGCTACCGGTAAGTTTATAAAAGAATAA